The following coding sequences lie in one Coraliomargarita sinensis genomic window:
- the purD gene encoding phosphoribosylamine--glycine ligase, with product MSDQSKINILVIGSGGREHALVQKCRQSPQAERVIASPGNGGMAAEIDCYDVAVEDIDGLVKLAEEQSIGLVVVGPEVPLSLGLVDAMQDAGIPAYGPNRLGAQLESSKAFCKDFFARHSIPTAAYATFTEVAPALAYLQEHPAPIVIKASGLAAGKGVIMAETQDEAIAAVKDMLEGDAFGSSGQEIVIEETLYGEEASIHVVASGEDYLCLPPSQDHKRAGEGDTGLNTGGMGAYTPTSKMTPAMQAEIEEQVIRPTLAGLKADGIDYRGTLYAGVMLTETGVKVLEYNVRFGDPETQVLLPMLDADLVPILLASAKGQSLPKDITFKEGAAIVVVLAAGGYPGKYAKGNPITFPDELPEGAAIVHAGTKRSEDGTIMTAGGRVLGISGQAPTLQQAAEIAYSVCDQIEFEDKYLRRDIGYRELNRS from the coding sequence ATGTCAGACCAATCGAAAATTAATATTTTAGTCATCGGATCCGGCGGGCGTGAACACGCCCTGGTCCAGAAGTGCCGCCAAAGCCCACAGGCGGAACGTGTCATTGCCTCGCCTGGCAATGGCGGGATGGCGGCAGAGATCGACTGTTACGATGTGGCCGTCGAGGACATCGATGGATTGGTCAAGCTGGCCGAAGAGCAGTCAATCGGCCTCGTCGTGGTCGGGCCGGAAGTGCCGCTCAGTCTCGGATTGGTCGATGCTATGCAGGACGCGGGGATTCCGGCCTACGGACCGAATCGGCTCGGCGCCCAATTGGAATCAAGCAAAGCTTTTTGTAAGGACTTCTTTGCCCGTCATTCCATACCGACTGCAGCCTACGCCACTTTTACGGAAGTGGCCCCCGCCCTCGCCTATTTGCAGGAGCATCCGGCACCGATCGTGATCAAAGCCAGCGGTCTTGCTGCAGGAAAAGGCGTGATCATGGCGGAGACCCAGGACGAGGCTATTGCCGCGGTCAAGGATATGCTGGAGGGCGACGCCTTCGGCAGCAGTGGCCAGGAAATTGTTATCGAAGAGACTCTTTACGGCGAAGAAGCCTCCATTCATGTCGTTGCTTCGGGCGAAGATTATCTCTGCCTGCCGCCGAGTCAGGATCATAAACGTGCCGGCGAGGGGGATACCGGACTCAATACGGGCGGCATGGGAGCCTACACGCCCACCAGCAAGATGACTCCTGCGATGCAGGCTGAAATTGAAGAACAAGTCATCCGCCCTACTCTCGCTGGGCTCAAGGCGGATGGTATCGACTACCGCGGCACATTATACGCCGGAGTCATGCTGACAGAAACCGGTGTCAAAGTTCTGGAGTATAACGTCCGTTTCGGCGATCCCGAGACACAGGTCCTGCTTCCCATGCTGGATGCCGACCTCGTGCCCATCCTTTTGGCTTCGGCCAAAGGTCAGTCCCTGCCGAAGGATATTACATTCAAGGAAGGTGCGGCGATCGTTGTCGTTTTGGCGGCCGGTGGTTACCCCGGCAAGTATGCCAAAGGGAATCCGATCACTTTCCCGGATGAGCTGCCGGAAGGTGCCGCCATCGTCCATGCCGGCACCAAGCGCTCCGAGGACGGGACGATTATGACGGCTGGTGGGCGGGTCCTCGGCATCAGCGGACAAGCACCAACACTTCAGCAGGCCGCCGAGATTGCTTATTCTGTTTGCGATCAGATTGAATTTGAAGATAAATACCTTCGTCGTGATATTGGATACCGCGAACTCAACCGCAGCTGA
- the lepB gene encoding signal peptidase I, translating into MKKLRKPAKELLQSASKIYHYRRDVISEARLHDLDKAVNEVQSQLKAEDSLKLKAAMERLDALLKKIGGKMYPKTFLNDNIEVALVAAIIVIGIRTFFFQPFIIPTNSMYPTYSGMNAEVYEKGEGEPGALNKLFRLATLGARHKAVVAKNSGPIELPVAVAPDGRLQFYVEPVKGRKFLVVPTTRAKFFIFVDGEPHHVVVPMEFASEMNTVIRDAFNIDGHELLRQPGNNKYAIMRLQQRAEAGEDLLRFDITLGDALFVDRLTYHFRKPKAGEPFVFRTDDIQQEIGKHSGDYTNKYYIKRLAGVAGETLEIRDGTLLVDGQPRGEVEAFGRNARREGEYQGYINQDLLAEGREMKIPEGKFVALGDNSGNSLDSRYWGFVPEKAVIGKAFFIYFPFTKRWGVAE; encoded by the coding sequence ATGAAAAAGCTTCGAAAACCGGCCAAAGAGCTTCTCCAGTCAGCCAGCAAGATCTATCATTACCGGCGGGACGTGATTTCGGAAGCGCGGCTTCATGATCTGGATAAAGCCGTGAATGAGGTACAGTCGCAACTCAAGGCCGAGGATAGCCTGAAGCTGAAGGCTGCCATGGAGCGCCTTGACGCGCTGCTTAAAAAGATTGGTGGCAAGATGTATCCCAAGACCTTCTTGAACGATAACATCGAGGTGGCGCTGGTCGCCGCCATCATTGTGATCGGCATCCGGACATTTTTCTTTCAGCCCTTTATCATACCGACGAATTCGATGTATCCCACATACAGCGGGATGAATGCCGAAGTTTATGAAAAGGGCGAGGGCGAACCCGGCGCCTTGAACAAACTCTTCCGGCTCGCCACGCTCGGGGCGCGTCACAAAGCCGTCGTCGCCAAAAACAGTGGTCCAATCGAACTGCCGGTAGCCGTTGCACCGGACGGACGATTACAGTTTTACGTCGAACCAGTCAAAGGACGCAAATTCCTGGTGGTCCCTACAACCCGGGCGAAATTTTTCATCTTTGTGGACGGCGAGCCTCACCATGTTGTCGTGCCGATGGAATTCGCGTCCGAGATGAACACGGTGATTCGTGACGCCTTCAACATTGATGGGCATGAGCTGCTGCGTCAGCCGGGCAACAACAAATACGCCATCATGCGACTGCAACAACGCGCGGAGGCCGGCGAGGATCTTTTACGCTTCGATATTACCTTGGGCGACGCATTGTTTGTCGACCGCCTGACGTATCATTTCCGCAAACCAAAAGCCGGGGAGCCGTTCGTTTTTCGTACCGATGACATTCAGCAGGAAATCGGCAAACACAGCGGCGATTACACCAACAAATACTATATCAAGCGGTTGGCCGGTGTCGCAGGTGAGACCTTGGAGATTCGCGACGGAACGCTGCTGGTGGATGGCCAACCGCGCGGCGAAGTTGAAGCATTTGGTCGCAATGCGCGACGCGAAGGTGAATACCAGGGGTATATCAATCAGGACTTGCTGGCTGAGGGCCGTGAAATGAAAATTCCGGAAGGAAAATTTGTCGCCCTGGGAGATAACTCCGGAAACAGCCTCGACAGTCGCTACTGGGGATTTGTCCCGGAGAAGGCTGTGATCGGGAAGGCTTTCTTTATTTATTTCCCATTCACCAAACGCTGGGGCGTTGCGGAGTGA
- a CDS encoding phenylpyruvate tautomerase MIF-related protein has protein sequence MPLIQVTSNIPLSDAEKNNALQTLSKAAAELLEKSEDYVMTSWTSSKMTMAGNSEPTVFINLHSIRLPEDATSNLSKELCERLSLAVEVRRDRVYINFHNVEPNMWGWNGKTFGD, from the coding sequence ATGCCACTCATTCAAGTTACATCGAATATTCCGCTGTCTGACGCGGAGAAAAACAACGCGCTCCAAACTCTTTCCAAAGCCGCTGCGGAGCTTTTGGAAAAGTCGGAGGATTACGTGATGACCAGCTGGACGAGTTCTAAAATGACGATGGCGGGAAACAGCGAGCCTACTGTATTTATTAACCTCCACAGTATTCGCCTTCCTGAAGATGCCACCTCCAACCTGAGCAAGGAACTATGCGAGCGGCTCAGCCTGGCGGTCGAAGTGCGGAGGGATCGAGTCTACATCAATTTCCATAACGTCGAACCGAACATGTGGGGATGGAACGGGAAGACTTTCGGTGACTGA
- a CDS encoding amylo-alpha-1,6-glucosidase — protein MKRRSFMHSMGSVSLAHLSGLGCASRSASSTSIDALFRSDNPQLLGLAKRVMEKCVLDKVREPTPPLERTWIAPGGPHYLGQWIWDTMFVVDLMSLMPEKKGVIRDVFHNYWDFQDRWNQTAPDYARDMITVAIKTEPQEQRQFSQIPILAWGLERVYQRSGDKKLVRQCIGRLEKWHDWYWRERDLHNNGLITVGAYTGKLQHARWETFDYECNMDDLQMTPHPYRKGPDEGPWYGDICVPGNNAYLIMGERSLIRLARLAGDEAMAKRRQAHVDKGVEGMRKYLWDEEAGTFLSAKRDTLEKIPVATIGSWIPLTAGVPTQAMANRMAEVLSTPAWQTPLPLPTVDRTDPRWKSNAFWRGDVWPSTNYQIASGLAAYGHNDLAAKIADKTVSNALKHGLSEHYDSISGKPLGVPDYSMASTILTMMLDGLTDKHRLSLRD, from the coding sequence ATGAAACGACGCTCCTTCATGCATAGTATGGGCAGTGTTAGTCTGGCTCATTTATCGGGCCTAGGCTGCGCGTCACGCTCCGCATCCAGCACCAGTATCGACGCCCTCTTTCGTAGTGATAACCCTCAACTGCTAGGTTTGGCGAAACGAGTGATGGAGAAATGCGTCCTCGACAAGGTTCGCGAACCGACCCCGCCACTGGAACGAACCTGGATCGCTCCCGGCGGTCCGCATTATCTCGGACAATGGATTTGGGATACCATGTTCGTGGTCGATTTGATGAGTTTGATGCCGGAAAAGAAGGGCGTCATCCGTGACGTTTTTCACAATTATTGGGACTTTCAGGACCGCTGGAACCAAACTGCACCTGACTATGCCCGGGACATGATAACTGTGGCCATTAAAACAGAGCCCCAGGAGCAACGGCAATTCTCTCAGATCCCCATCCTCGCATGGGGCCTTGAGCGGGTATATCAAAGAAGCGGTGACAAAAAACTGGTTCGCCAATGTATCGGTCGTCTCGAAAAATGGCATGACTGGTATTGGCGCGAACGAGACCTGCATAACAACGGCCTGATCACCGTCGGCGCTTACACCGGGAAGCTCCAGCACGCTCGCTGGGAGACCTTCGATTACGAGTGCAACATGGACGACCTGCAGATGACGCCCCACCCTTATCGCAAGGGTCCGGATGAAGGTCCGTGGTATGGGGATATCTGCGTGCCCGGAAACAACGCCTATCTCATCATGGGCGAACGCAGCTTGATACGTTTAGCCAGGCTGGCCGGAGATGAGGCAATGGCGAAGCGACGACAGGCACATGTCGACAAAGGAGTCGAGGGCATGCGGAAATACCTTTGGGATGAAGAAGCCGGGACCTTTCTCTCTGCCAAACGTGATACGCTCGAGAAAATCCCGGTAGCCACGATCGGCAGTTGGATACCACTCACAGCCGGCGTACCGACACAGGCAATGGCGAATCGTATGGCGGAGGTTCTATCAACTCCGGCATGGCAGACCCCACTCCCCTTGCCTACGGTTGACCGTACCGACCCCCGCTGGAAGTCGAATGCATTTTGGCGCGGCGATGTCTGGCCCTCAACTAACTATCAAATCGCATCGGGTCTGGCGGCTTACGGCCATAACGACTTGGCCGCAAAGATTGCGGACAAGACGGTCTCGAATGCCCTCAAACACGGACTGAGTGAGCACTATGACTCAATCAGCGGGAAGCCGCTGGGTGTACCCGACTACTCAATGGCCAGCACCATTTTAACCATGATGCTGGATGGCTTGACCGACAAGCACCGCTTGTCTCTGCGCGACTAG
- the malQ gene encoding 4-alpha-glucanotransferase, which yields MNSDTPLYNWLNERMAGALLHVSSLPSSTGIGNLGAGAYKFVDFLESTGLKIWQICPLGPTGYGDSPYQCFSAFAGNPYFIDLEPLIEAGLLADRDVAPLRELPQGQVDYGWLYSEFWPILDAAYAAFAQSGADELLDYGSIAAFRDKQAYWLEDYALYTAIKAENKGACWLDWPERDRDYKKARKRRKTKALKASMEAQIFFQYVFYAQLGKLRAYAGENDVQILGDLPIFVALDSADVWSHPELFQLDNKLQPSAVAGVPPDYFSKDGQLWGNPLYDWKKHVASGFEWWIERIQSTLSFYDIIRIDHFRGFESYWSVPAGETTARNGKWIKSPGLELFHAIKDACLDARIVAEDLGVITPEVTALRKKTGLPGMAVLQFAFGGEDDNAYLPHNVTPNSVIYTGTHDNDTTVGWYASESEPVRDHVRRYLSIPGDDIAYDLIRAAVRSTANLAVVPLQDFMQLDDSARLNKPGSAAGNWQWRYLPEQLDELSAERAQNIRDLLSSYGR from the coding sequence ATGAATTCAGACACTCCCCTCTATAATTGGTTGAACGAACGAATGGCTGGCGCGCTGCTGCACGTCAGTTCCTTACCTTCTTCGACAGGTATTGGTAATCTCGGTGCCGGTGCCTACAAATTTGTCGATTTCCTGGAAAGCACCGGATTGAAAATCTGGCAGATATGCCCCCTGGGGCCAACCGGCTATGGCGATTCACCTTACCAGTGTTTCTCCGCCTTCGCCGGCAACCCCTACTTTATTGATCTGGAACCGCTGATTGAAGCCGGGCTGCTGGCGGACCGGGACGTAGCTCCCCTGCGTGAACTTCCGCAAGGTCAGGTCGACTACGGTTGGCTCTATTCCGAGTTTTGGCCCATTCTTGATGCGGCCTATGCGGCATTCGCGCAAAGCGGAGCCGATGAACTCCTGGATTACGGCAGTATTGCGGCATTCCGCGACAAACAGGCCTACTGGCTTGAGGATTATGCCCTCTACACGGCAATCAAAGCAGAAAATAAGGGCGCGTGCTGGCTGGATTGGCCCGAGCGTGACCGTGACTACAAAAAAGCCAGGAAACGCCGCAAGACAAAGGCACTCAAGGCGTCGATGGAGGCACAAATCTTCTTTCAGTACGTGTTTTACGCTCAGTTGGGAAAGCTCCGGGCCTACGCTGGCGAAAACGACGTTCAAATTCTGGGCGATCTCCCTATTTTCGTAGCTTTGGACAGTGCGGATGTTTGGTCCCACCCGGAACTATTCCAGCTCGATAATAAGTTGCAGCCGTCTGCAGTAGCCGGCGTTCCGCCCGATTATTTCTCGAAAGACGGTCAGCTCTGGGGCAACCCACTCTACGACTGGAAAAAGCACGTCGCATCCGGCTTCGAATGGTGGATTGAGCGAATCCAGTCCACCCTTTCCTTTTACGACATCATTCGCATCGATCACTTCCGTGGTTTTGAATCCTACTGGTCGGTACCTGCCGGAGAAACGACGGCCCGCAATGGCAAATGGATCAAAAGCCCGGGGCTCGAACTTTTCCATGCGATTAAAGATGCCTGCCTGGATGCGCGGATCGTTGCCGAAGATTTGGGTGTGATTACTCCCGAAGTAACTGCTCTGCGCAAAAAGACCGGCCTCCCCGGAATGGCCGTTCTACAGTTTGCTTTTGGCGGCGAGGATGACAATGCCTACCTGCCTCACAATGTAACGCCCAACAGCGTCATTTACACCGGCACGCACGATAACGACACCACGGTTGGATGGTATGCATCAGAATCCGAACCCGTCCGTGATCACGTTCGTCGTTATCTCAGTATCCCCGGAGATGATATCGCTTACGACCTCATTCGTGCCGCTGTAAGATCGACGGCAAACCTGGCGGTGGTCCCGCTACAGGACTTTATGCAGCTCGATGACAGTGCGCGCTTAAACAAGCCGGGCTCAGCCGCGGGAAATTGGCAGTGGCGTTACCTTCCCGAACAGCTTGATGAGCTGTCTGCGGAACGAGCCCAGAACATTCGCGACCTGCTTTCCAGCTACGGTCGTTGA
- the ald gene encoding alanine dehydrogenase has translation MKIGVAKEIKKHEYRVGLTPADAKSYMAHGHSVFVESSAGEQAGFSDAAYTEVGAKLLPNAEALFAEADMVIKVKEPQPEECALMREGQIIYTYLHLAAEENLTNLLLEKKVKAVAYETIEEHKTLPCLVPMSEIAGRLSVQEGAKYLEKHYGGGGVLLGGVPGVRRGKVAIIGGGVVGTNAAKIAVGIGADVSILDVNARRLAYLDDIFGSSICTLYSTEANIEQVLSECDVLIGAVLIPGARAPRLVRREHLAMMRPGSVIVDVAVDQGGCIETIHPTTHDDPVYMVDNILHYGVANMPGAVALTSTLALTGTTLTYGLQIADSGLEKAVAGSRAIATGVNTYAGKVTCKAVAEAHGLAYTAIKDLI, from the coding sequence ATGAAGATCGGCGTCGCCAAAGAAATAAAAAAGCATGAGTACCGGGTTGGCTTAACCCCCGCGGATGCGAAATCCTACATGGCCCACGGGCATAGTGTATTTGTGGAAAGTTCTGCCGGGGAACAGGCAGGGTTTTCCGATGCCGCCTACACGGAAGTCGGGGCCAAATTACTGCCCAACGCGGAGGCATTATTTGCAGAAGCCGATATGGTGATTAAGGTGAAGGAGCCACAACCGGAAGAGTGCGCCCTCATGCGGGAGGGGCAGATTATTTACACCTACCTACATTTGGCCGCCGAGGAGAATTTGACGAACCTCCTTCTGGAAAAGAAAGTCAAAGCGGTTGCCTACGAAACCATCGAGGAGCACAAAACGCTGCCTTGCCTGGTGCCGATGAGTGAGATCGCCGGGCGTCTCTCTGTGCAGGAGGGTGCCAAGTATCTTGAAAAGCATTACGGCGGAGGTGGCGTCCTGCTGGGGGGTGTGCCCGGTGTGCGCCGCGGTAAGGTTGCGATTATCGGCGGGGGAGTCGTGGGGACCAACGCGGCAAAAATCGCTGTGGGTATCGGCGCGGATGTTTCTATCCTGGACGTCAACGCCAGGCGCCTGGCCTATCTGGATGATATTTTCGGTTCTTCAATCTGCACATTATACAGCACGGAAGCGAATATCGAACAGGTCCTTTCCGAGTGCGATGTGCTGATCGGTGCAGTGCTAATCCCAGGTGCCCGTGCGCCCCGTCTTGTCCGTCGTGAGCACCTGGCCATGATGCGGCCCGGTTCGGTCATTGTGGATGTCGCGGTTGACCAGGGTGGGTGTATCGAGACGATTCATCCGACTACTCACGATGACCCTGTCTATATGGTCGATAACATCCTGCACTATGGTGTGGCCAATATGCCGGGTGCGGTCGCGCTCACTTCGACCCTTGCGCTGACCGGCACGACCCTGACTTACGGTCTTCAGATCGCAGACTCCGGATTGGAAAAGGCGGTAGCCGGTTCGCGGGCAATTGCCACCGGCGTCAATACCTACGCCGGTAAGGTGACGTGCAAAGCTGTGGCTGAAGCTCACGGTCTCGCATACACAGCAATCAAGGACCTCATTTAA
- a CDS encoding low molecular weight protein arginine phosphatase, producing the protein MSERNLILMICTGNVCRSPMAEKLLQHALAAEGEPLNQLEVLSAGVAAGYGDPASKNSVAALKKVQLDLTKHKSQPLTDELIENAFAIFGMTSSHIDVLHHYYPKLPERVHLLRGFMDVEQGDQIPDPIGQDFAAYSACRDAMIEAIPSVVQYLKAEYK; encoded by the coding sequence ATGTCGGAACGTAACCTCATCTTAATGATTTGCACCGGCAATGTCTGCCGCAGTCCGATGGCGGAGAAACTTCTCCAGCACGCCCTGGCCGCGGAAGGTGAGCCCCTGAACCAACTCGAAGTGCTCTCTGCAGGCGTTGCCGCCGGCTACGGCGACCCCGCTTCGAAAAATTCGGTCGCCGCGTTAAAAAAGGTCCAACTTGATCTCACCAAACACAAGAGTCAGCCGCTGACCGATGAGCTGATTGAAAATGCTTTCGCGATCTTTGGAATGACGAGTTCCCATATAGATGTGCTTCATCACTACTATCCCAAACTGCCCGAACGCGTCCACCTGCTACGGGGCTTTATGGATGTGGAGCAAGGCGATCAAATTCCTGACCCGATCGGGCAGGACTTTGCCGCCTACAGCGCTTGCCGGGATGCCATGATCGAGGCTATCCCTTCCGTCGTGCAATACCTCAAAGCTGAATACAAATAA
- the lepA gene encoding translation elongation factor 4, whose product MTDLNHTRNFCIIAHVDHGKTTLSDRILELTRTVEMREMKDQLLDSMDLERERGITIKSHPVSMVYRARDGKDYTFNLIDTPGHVDFSYEVSRSLAACEGAMLLIDAAQGVEAQTVANAHLAVEQGLEIIPVINKVDLPSADVPAIQHQIEDVLAIPAEEAILTSGKSGLGVEDLMEAAVARVPKPRWAEVNGLRVLIFDCIYDTYKGVICYVRVFSGSVKTNDQIMTMSDGMKAQVKEVGKFSPAMTKQDELVAGDVGYIVTNIRDVAEIKLGDTITLAATPAEEMLPGYKEVSPMVFSGIYPIDTSDYNKLKASMGKLRLNDAAFVYQSENSVALGFGFRCGFLGLLHMEIIQERIRREYDLDVISTYPSVVYHVTKTDGDTLEVHNPVYLPDPSEIGHIEEPMIVASIHIPSTSIGDVLALVSEKRGLCEHTETIDGTRVMLVCRLPLNEILVDFNDRLKSITHGYGSMDYEMAGYEEAKLCRLDIMVNGEPVDAFASIVHKDKAEGRGRALCKRLKEILPREMFKIAIQASVGGQVIARETISAYRKDVTAKCYGGDISRKRKLLEKQKEGKKRMKNIGNVSIPQDAFIKILKNSDGGS is encoded by the coding sequence ATGACCGATCTGAACCATACGCGCAATTTCTGCATCATCGCCCACGTCGACCATGGCAAGACGACGCTCTCGGACCGCATCCTCGAGCTGACCCGCACTGTTGAAATGCGTGAGATGAAGGATCAGCTCCTGGATTCCATGGATCTTGAGCGTGAGCGGGGCATCACAATCAAGAGTCACCCGGTATCCATGGTCTACCGCGCCAGAGACGGTAAAGATTACACCTTCAATCTGATCGACACTCCCGGCCACGTGGACTTTTCCTACGAAGTTTCGCGCAGTCTTGCCGCCTGCGAGGGGGCGATGTTGTTGATCGATGCCGCACAGGGTGTCGAAGCCCAGACAGTGGCCAACGCCCATCTCGCGGTGGAGCAGGGCCTCGAAATCATTCCCGTCATCAACAAGGTCGATTTACCCAGCGCGGATGTGCCGGCAATCCAGCACCAAATCGAGGATGTGCTGGCGATTCCGGCTGAAGAGGCAATTCTGACCAGTGGTAAAAGCGGCCTCGGGGTAGAAGACCTCATGGAAGCGGCTGTCGCGCGTGTGCCCAAGCCCCGCTGGGCCGAGGTGAACGGCCTGCGCGTGCTGATTTTCGACTGTATCTACGATACGTACAAAGGCGTCATATGCTACGTCCGCGTTTTCTCCGGTTCCGTCAAGACGAACGACCAGATCATGACCATGAGCGACGGAATGAAAGCCCAGGTCAAAGAAGTCGGCAAATTCTCGCCGGCCATGACCAAGCAGGACGAACTCGTTGCCGGCGATGTGGGCTACATCGTCACCAACATTCGCGACGTCGCCGAGATCAAGCTGGGAGACACAATCACCCTGGCTGCAACGCCTGCCGAGGAAATGCTGCCCGGATATAAGGAAGTCAGTCCGATGGTTTTCAGCGGAATTTATCCGATCGATACCAGCGACTACAATAAACTGAAGGCCAGTATGGGGAAGTTGCGTCTCAATGACGCTGCTTTTGTCTATCAGTCCGAAAACTCGGTCGCGCTTGGCTTCGGCTTCCGTTGTGGTTTCCTCGGTCTGCTGCACATGGAAATTATCCAGGAGCGCATTCGCCGGGAATATGACCTTGATGTCATTTCGACGTACCCGAGCGTGGTTTATCATGTCACCAAAACAGACGGTGATACGCTGGAGGTACATAATCCTGTTTACCTGCCGGATCCCTCCGAGATCGGCCACATCGAGGAGCCGATGATTGTCGCTTCGATACATATCCCCAGCACCTCCATCGGTGATGTCCTGGCGCTGGTTTCGGAGAAACGGGGGCTCTGCGAGCATACGGAAACGATCGACGGAACCCGCGTCATGCTCGTCTGCCGCTTGCCGCTCAATGAAATCCTCGTCGATTTCAACGACCGCCTGAAAAGCATCACCCATGGCTACGGCTCCATGGACTACGAAATGGCAGGTTACGAGGAGGCCAAACTTTGCCGTCTGGACATCATGGTCAACGGGGAGCCGGTGGATGCCTTTGCCTCGATTGTACACAAAGATAAAGCCGAGGGCAGGGGGCGCGCCCTCTGCAAACGCCTGAAAGAGATTCTGCCGCGCGAGATGTTCAAGATCGCGATTCAGGCAAGTGTTGGCGGTCAGGTCATCGCGCGGGAGACGATCAGCGCATACCGCAAGGACGTGACCGCCAAATGTTACGGCGGGGATATTTCGCGAAAGCGCAAGCTGCTCGAGAAGCAAAAAGAGGGTAAAAAACGGATGAAAAACATCGGCAACGTATCCATCCCTCAGGACGCCTTCATCAAGATCCTCAAAAATAGTGACGGAGGTTCTTAA
- a CDS encoding NAD(P)/FAD-dependent oxidoreductase, translating into MTERVDASPPPVVDVVLPLEDSESAEAQRSAVASKLDIPVDRIRELRLRKHSIDARQRQIKVQLRYEVGLDEPLAPEAAPSCNYPALSASPETVLIVGCGPAGMFAALECLELGLKPIVLERGKDASARRFDLGPILKEGRVIEDSNYCFGEGGAGTFSDGKLYTRATKRGPVRKVYETLVAHGAPDRILVDAHPHIGSNLLPKVVMAMRESIRKAGGEVHFGAKVSAFMLSQNRVAGVRTADGREFATRKLILATGHSARDIYHLLQKEELRLEQKPFAVGVRIEHPQPLIDSLQYHLPRGSERPRLLPAASYRLATKIDGRGVHSFCMCPGGFIVPAATENDEVVVNGMSLARRDSPFANSGMVVTVEPEDTEGFRKEHGVLAGLAFQKALEQAAKQHGGGGQIAPAQRVTDFMTGKSSQDLPKTSYFPGIQAARIDEILPSWVVARLRRGLEIFGRQMHGYVTEDCNLVGFETRTSSPVRIPRDQDSLQHPDVAGFFPCGEGAGYAGGIVSAALDGMRCAKAAAES; encoded by the coding sequence GTGACTGAGCGGGTCGATGCATCGCCACCGCCGGTGGTCGACGTAGTTCTGCCGCTGGAGGATTCGGAGAGCGCTGAGGCACAGAGAAGTGCCGTCGCGTCAAAGCTGGATATCCCGGTGGATCGGATTCGGGAGCTGCGTCTTCGTAAGCATTCGATTGACGCCCGCCAGCGGCAGATAAAGGTGCAGTTGCGCTACGAAGTCGGCCTTGACGAGCCGCTCGCGCCTGAAGCGGCACCAAGCTGCAACTACCCGGCCCTTTCGGCTTCTCCGGAAACCGTTTTGATTGTGGGTTGTGGCCCGGCAGGAATGTTTGCCGCGCTGGAATGCCTCGAACTCGGCCTGAAGCCGATCGTGCTCGAACGTGGCAAAGACGCCTCCGCCCGGCGCTTCGACCTGGGGCCGATTCTAAAAGAAGGCCGTGTGATCGAAGACTCCAATTATTGTTTTGGTGAAGGCGGCGCCGGGACCTTTTCCGACGGTAAGCTCTACACGCGTGCAACCAAACGTGGTCCGGTGCGAAAGGTATATGAAACCCTTGTGGCCCATGGTGCCCCCGATCGTATTCTCGTCGACGCCCACCCGCACATCGGATCTAACCTCCTTCCCAAAGTTGTGATGGCGATGCGCGAGTCCATCCGCAAAGCAGGCGGCGAAGTCCATTTTGGAGCGAAAGTGTCCGCATTCATGTTATCGCAAAATCGTGTTGCCGGCGTTCGGACCGCCGACGGGCGTGAGTTCGCCACGCGAAAATTAATTCTGGCAACGGGCCACTCCGCCAGGGATATCTACCACTTGCTGCAGAAAGAGGAGCTCCGTCTCGAACAAAAGCCGTTTGCCGTCGGTGTACGCATCGAGCATCCGCAGCCGCTCATCGACAGCCTTCAATATCATTTGCCCCGCGGTTCGGAACGCCCTCGCCTTCTGCCGGCCGCGAGTTATCGGCTGGCCACCAAGATCGACGGACGCGGCGTTCACTCCTTCTGCATGTGCCCGGGTGGCTTTATCGTCCCCGCGGCAACGGAAAACGACGAAGTCGTGGTCAACGGAATGAGCTTGGCCCGGCGCGACTCCCCCTTTGCCAACAGCGGTATGGTCGTCACGGTCGAGCCGGAAGATACGGAGGGTTTTCGCAAGGAACACGGTGTACTCGCAGGCCTTGCCTTTCAGAAAGCCCTGGAGCAAGCCGCCAAGCAGCATGGTGGAGGTGGCCAGATTGCTCCCGCACAGAGAGTGACCGATTTCATGACGGGCAAGTCTTCGCAGGATTTGCCGAAGACAAGTTATTTCCCGGGCATTCAGGCGGCAAGGATCGATGAAATTTTGCCCTCTTGGGTGGTCGCGCGCCTTCGCCGCGGTCTGGAGATTTTCGGCCGCCAGATGCACGGCTACGTGACTGAAGATTGCAACCTGGTGGGGTTTGAGACCCGTACGAGCTCACCGGTCCGCATCCCGCGTGACCAGGACAGCCTACAGCATCCAGATGTGGCGGGATTTTTTCCCTGTGGCGAAGGTGCCGGTTACGCCGGTGGCATTGTCAGTGCCGCGCTGGACGGGATGCGCTGCGCGAAGGCGGCAGCAGAAAGTTAA